A single genomic interval of Mycolicibacterium sp. MU0053 harbors:
- a CDS encoding ATP-binding protein, which produces MNETLFSTTELGEVRGAGYRLQYAEVYNWGTFDDQVWRFTPGTDTALLTGDIGSGKSTMVDALTTLLVPSHKAAYNKAAGADAKERSLRSYVEGHYKSERNEGTGKSRPKGLRENKRTYSVILGVFRNHGHDETVTLAQVFQQRESTGQPYRFFITATKELAIATDFADFGSDLRELRKRLRSAGAEIFDEFPKYATSLRRLLGIRSEQALELFHQTVSMKSVGNLNDFVRDHMLEPSDSTERVRDIIGHFDDLTRAHDAVKRAREQLEALEPIVATAAKYDAALAERDALERERSAVRLFIAELRSGLLAGEIAALEAEGAALWTQQDTAESEQRKLNHERESLIEERARAGGDRIGELERLAHEARSQAEARRQTRTLFDAAVVDAGLQHVSDAAAYTALSTLVADERLRLTTEKRDLDSAIVDAIGRERECQRKCDILTEEIVSLEHRTNNLPHEQVAVRAELCAALGLTPEDLPYAGELLEVYDENAQWRGAAERVLRGFALSLLVPQQHYDAVTGWVNGRRLTVAGRGGKTTGAKLVYERVPQHRVRLQSTGEDGLLLADCIDVREGPFYDYLRNELTKRADFRCAATLDEFRSQRRAVTREGQVRYGDRHEKDDRHRVDDPRRWVLGWVNERKVAALRTELAELEYEREGAAATAAKLGEQREVLQLRLDAFLRVEGFRSWNDLDVDEAESRLKAHDAERIRLQAGSSRLEEITRALDRNAEELAAVATLIKDITGQLATTAKAAEQAVQERQRNNEFVAAQPDEQRETACASYPALDQRLGASRPHRAADCAETETTLSADLHRRIERLTRELGGYGQSLGQYMLEVLRRWPELRTDMDADVEARGDFLTFRDRVANDDLPRFESEFKDQLNKNAIQELAGFNNWLHRQASAIDERVDRINEALGAVPYNPGRFIRLEKEPTTNQDVAQFRSDLRNLTNDTLAVDGDQYSEQRFLDVKRIIERFRGRDGYAESDKNWSRRVTDVRNWFVFSASERDLDTDVEWEHYSDSDGKSGGQKEKLAYTILAASLAYQFGLEWGVEQSRDFRFAVIDEAFGRGSDVSTRYALELFATLGLQLLIITPLQKVHVIEPYVKAIGIVDNPTGTYSRLQTMTIEEYRNRRDGARP; this is translated from the coding sequence ATGAATGAAACACTTTTCAGCACAACTGAACTTGGCGAAGTCCGGGGAGCCGGATACCGCCTGCAGTACGCCGAGGTCTACAACTGGGGCACCTTCGACGACCAGGTCTGGCGGTTTACTCCAGGTACCGATACCGCGCTGCTGACCGGGGACATCGGGTCGGGTAAGTCCACGATGGTCGATGCGCTCACCACGCTGCTGGTGCCGTCGCACAAGGCCGCCTACAACAAGGCCGCCGGCGCCGACGCCAAGGAACGCAGCCTGCGCTCCTACGTCGAAGGCCACTACAAGTCCGAACGAAACGAGGGCACCGGGAAGTCGCGGCCCAAGGGTCTGCGCGAAAACAAACGCACCTACTCGGTGATCCTCGGTGTCTTCCGTAATCACGGCCACGATGAGACGGTCACCTTGGCCCAGGTATTCCAGCAGCGGGAGAGCACCGGACAGCCCTACCGATTCTTCATCACGGCAACCAAGGAACTGGCGATTGCGACCGACTTCGCCGATTTTGGCTCGGATCTGCGCGAACTGCGCAAGCGGCTGCGATCGGCCGGGGCCGAGATCTTCGATGAGTTTCCCAAGTATGCGACCTCGTTGCGTCGGCTGCTGGGAATCCGATCAGAGCAGGCACTGGAGCTGTTCCATCAGACCGTCTCGATGAAATCCGTTGGGAATCTCAACGATTTCGTGCGTGATCACATGCTCGAGCCCAGCGACTCGACCGAACGCGTTCGCGACATCATCGGCCATTTCGACGATCTGACCAGGGCCCACGACGCCGTCAAACGAGCGCGCGAGCAACTCGAGGCACTCGAACCCATCGTGGCCACCGCGGCCAAGTACGACGCCGCGCTCGCTGAGCGCGACGCGCTGGAGCGCGAACGGTCGGCGGTCCGGCTCTTCATCGCCGAACTTCGCTCCGGGCTGCTTGCCGGTGAGATCGCGGCGCTCGAGGCCGAAGGCGCGGCGCTGTGGACACAGCAGGACACCGCCGAATCCGAACAGCGCAAGCTTAACCATGAACGCGAATCCCTGATTGAGGAGCGCGCCAGGGCGGGTGGGGACCGCATCGGCGAGCTGGAGCGGCTGGCCCACGAGGCCCGGTCCCAGGCCGAGGCACGGCGGCAAACCAGAACGCTGTTCGATGCCGCCGTCGTCGACGCTGGGCTGCAACACGTTTCCGATGCGGCGGCGTACACCGCGTTGTCGACCTTGGTTGCCGACGAGCGCCTCCGGTTGACCACCGAGAAAAGAGACCTCGACTCGGCCATCGTCGACGCGATCGGGCGCGAACGCGAGTGCCAACGCAAGTGCGACATCCTCACCGAGGAGATTGTCAGCCTGGAACACCGCACCAACAACCTGCCCCACGAGCAGGTCGCAGTGCGCGCGGAGCTGTGCGCGGCGCTCGGGCTGACGCCGGAGGACCTGCCCTACGCCGGCGAGCTGCTCGAAGTGTACGACGAGAACGCGCAGTGGCGCGGCGCGGCCGAACGCGTGCTGCGTGGGTTCGCGCTTTCGTTGCTGGTGCCGCAGCAGCACTACGACGCCGTCACCGGATGGGTGAACGGCCGCAGGCTCACCGTTGCGGGCCGCGGCGGCAAGACGACTGGCGCCAAGCTGGTCTACGAGCGGGTGCCCCAGCATCGGGTCCGGTTGCAGTCGACAGGGGAGGACGGGTTGCTGCTGGCCGACTGTATCGATGTCCGGGAGGGGCCGTTCTACGACTACCTCCGCAACGAGCTGACCAAGCGGGCCGACTTCCGTTGCGCGGCAACCCTCGACGAGTTCCGCAGTCAGCGCCGCGCCGTCACCCGCGAGGGTCAGGTGCGCTACGGTGACCGGCACGAAAAGGACGATCGGCACCGCGTCGACGATCCGCGCCGCTGGGTATTGGGCTGGGTCAACGAACGAAAAGTCGCCGCGCTGCGTACCGAGCTCGCCGAGCTGGAGTACGAACGCGAAGGAGCCGCTGCCACGGCGGCCAAGCTTGGCGAGCAACGCGAGGTACTGCAGCTGCGCTTGGATGCGTTCCTGCGTGTCGAGGGATTTCGGTCCTGGAACGACCTCGACGTCGACGAGGCCGAGTCTCGCCTCAAAGCCCATGACGCCGAGCGGATTCGGCTCCAGGCCGGCTCGTCCCGGTTGGAGGAGATCACCCGGGCGCTGGACCGCAACGCCGAGGAATTAGCCGCCGTAGCGACATTGATCAAGGACATCACCGGTCAGTTGGCAACCACCGCCAAGGCTGCTGAACAAGCGGTCCAGGAACGCCAGCGCAACAACGAGTTCGTCGCCGCGCAGCCGGACGAGCAACGCGAGACGGCCTGCGCGTCCTACCCGGCCCTTGACCAACGCCTGGGCGCGAGCCGGCCCCACCGCGCGGCGGACTGCGCCGAGACCGAGACGACGCTGTCGGCGGATTTGCATCGGCGCATCGAGCGACTGACCCGTGAGCTCGGCGGATACGGTCAGAGCCTGGGGCAATACATGCTCGAGGTGCTTCGTCGGTGGCCCGAGTTGCGGACAGACATGGATGCCGACGTCGAGGCCCGCGGCGACTTCCTGACGTTTCGGGACCGGGTGGCCAACGACGATCTGCCGCGGTTCGAAAGCGAGTTCAAGGATCAGCTCAACAAGAACGCCATCCAGGAGCTGGCTGGGTTCAACAACTGGCTTCACCGGCAGGCGTCGGCGATTGACGAGCGTGTCGATCGCATCAACGAGGCCCTTGGCGCGGTGCCCTACAACCCGGGCCGCTTCATCCGGTTGGAGAAGGAACCCACCACCAACCAGGATGTTGCGCAGTTCCGTTCCGACTTGCGCAACCTGACCAACGACACCCTTGCTGTCGACGGTGACCAATACTCCGAGCAACGGTTCCTGGACGTGAAGCGGATCATCGAGCGGTTCCGCGGCCGCGACGGTTACGCCGAATCGGATAAGAACTGGAGCCGTCGGGTCACCGATGTCCGCAACTGGTTCGTTTTTTCGGCCTCCGAGCGCGACCTCGACACCGATGTCGAGTGGGAGCACTACAGCGACTCCGATGGCAAGTCCGGCGGGCAGAAGGAAAAGCTTGCCTACACGATCCTGGCGGCGTCCCTGGCTTACCAATTCGGGCTCGAATGGGGTGTCGAGCAGTCCCGGGACTTCCGGTTCGCCGTCATCGACGAGGCATTCGGGCGGGGCTCCGATGTCTCGACGCGCTACGCGCTGGAGCTGTTCGCGACCCTCGGACTGCAACTGCTGATCATCACGCCGCTGCAGAAGGTGCACGTCATCGAGCCGTACGTGAAGGCGATCGGCATTGTCGACAACCCCACCGGCACGTATTCGCGGCTGCAGACGATGACGATCGAGGAGTACCGGAACCGGCGGGACGGAGCTCGTCCGTGA